One stretch of Niallia sp. XMNu-256 DNA includes these proteins:
- the pstB gene encoding phosphate ABC transporter ATP-binding protein PstB — MVALTKVDGNQNGINTRGNTLNEKNIVFNTKELNLWYGEDQALKNINLEFQENQVNAIIGPSGCGKSTYIKTLNRMIELIPTVRTSGHILYKGKNILDKSYKVEELRTNVGMVFQKPNPFPKSIYENVVYGPKIHGIRNKKILDEIVEKSLRGAALWDEVKDRLKENAYGLSGGQQQRLCIARCLAVEPDVILMDEPTSALDPISTLKVEELVQELKKEFSIIIVTHNMQQAARISDKTAFFLNGEVVEFDDTNKIFSTPADKRTEDYITGRFG; from the coding sequence ATGGTAGCTTTGACAAAAGTGGACGGGAATCAGAATGGAATCAATACAAGGGGGAATACTTTGAATGAAAAAAACATTGTTTTTAATACAAAAGAACTGAATTTATGGTATGGTGAAGACCAAGCATTAAAAAACATCAATTTAGAATTCCAAGAGAACCAAGTAAATGCCATTATTGGTCCATCTGGATGTGGAAAGTCTACTTATATTAAAACATTAAATCGAATGATTGAATTAATCCCAACTGTACGTACATCTGGCCACATTCTCTATAAAGGTAAAAATATATTAGATAAATCATATAAAGTAGAGGAATTAAGGACAAATGTTGGAATGGTATTTCAAAAGCCGAATCCGTTTCCAAAATCCATTTATGAAAATGTGGTGTACGGCCCTAAAATACATGGAATTCGTAATAAAAAGATACTTGATGAAATTGTTGAAAAGAGTTTAAGAGGAGCTGCGCTTTGGGATGAGGTAAAGGATCGTTTGAAAGAAAATGCATATGGTTTATCTGGTGGCCAACAACAAAGACTATGTATTGCACGTTGCCTAGCGGTTGAACCAGATGTGATTTTAATGGATGAACCAACTTCAGCACTTGACCCTATTTCAACTTTAAAGGTTGAGGAATTAGTGCAAGAATTAAAGAAAGAATTTAGTATTATTATCGTAACCCACAATATGCAGCAAGCAGCACGTATTTCCGATAAAACAGCTTTCTTCTTAAATGGTGAAGTTGTTGAATTTGATGATACAAATAAAATCTTCTCTACACCGGCAGATAAACGTACAGAAGATTATATAACTGGACGATTTGGTTAA
- the pstA gene encoding phosphate ABC transporter permease PstA, translating to MKYVDPVQVEKKMGSRLVKNNLAKSIFFLSTLVGLVVLVILFYRVISGSLGWLDWQFLTSKLSTFPEKAGILGAISGTFWLMIVVAPLTLILGVGTAIYLEEYAKKGKLQAFIQMNISNLASVPSIVFGLLGMTIFLRTMDLGNIVLTGGLTMSLLILPVVVVAAQEAIRAVPGFLREASYGMGATKWQTIRNVVLPTALPGILTGVILALSRAIGETAPLTVLGIPALLMPIPEGIFDKFTVLPLQIYYWTIDSALVAEYASLASATIVVLLLLLFIMNSIAILIRNKFQKRF from the coding sequence ATGAAATATGTTGATCCAGTTCAAGTTGAGAAAAAAATGGGATCTCGATTAGTAAAAAATAATCTAGCCAAGTCCATTTTCTTCTTGTCAACTTTAGTCGGTTTAGTTGTCTTAGTCATTTTATTTTATCGTGTCATATCTGGAAGCCTTGGATGGCTTGATTGGCAGTTTTTGACTAGTAAGTTATCAACGTTTCCGGAAAAAGCAGGAATACTTGGTGCAATATCGGGTACCTTTTGGTTAATGATTGTTGTTGCTCCTCTAACTCTAATATTAGGGGTAGGTACAGCCATTTATTTAGAAGAATATGCAAAAAAAGGGAAATTACAAGCATTTATCCAAATGAATATTTCGAATCTAGCTAGTGTTCCCTCTATTGTTTTCGGATTGTTAGGAATGACCATTTTCCTTCGAACAATGGATCTTGGTAACATCGTATTAACTGGTGGACTAACCATGTCTCTTTTGATTTTGCCAGTTGTCGTTGTTGCGGCACAAGAAGCCATTCGGGCGGTTCCTGGCTTTTTAAGAGAAGCCTCCTATGGAATGGGTGCAACAAAATGGCAGACGATTAGAAATGTCGTTTTACCGACAGCTCTTCCAGGAATTTTAACAGGGGTTATATTAGCTTTATCCCGTGCGATCGGTGAGACGGCTCCACTTACGGTATTGGGAATACCTGCATTATTAATGCCAATCCCAGAAGGCATTTTTGATAAATTTACGGTGTTGCCACTACAAATTTATTATTGGACGATCGACTCTGCGCTTGTTGCTGAATATGCTAGCTTAGCTTCTGCGACGATTGTTGTATTATTGTTGTTATTATTCATAATGAATTCTATTGCGATTTTGATTAGAAATAAATTCCAAAAGAGATTTTAA
- the pstC gene encoding phosphate ABC transporter permease subunit PstC, whose protein sequence is MKGDFKLESTTSKRIENGTNVRELIRKNKQSFSTTVLIEKIMPILLLIIALISILTTVGIVVTLLAETIEFFKRVPFVEFFTGTVLKPLGNNAQFGLLPLMTGTLLSTIIAMLVAIPIGLMTAIYLSEYASDKVRKIIKPILELLAGIPTIVYGFFALTFVTPLLRSIMPGLEPTNILSPGIVMGIMIIPMVASLSEDAMSAVPNSMREGALGLGSTKLEVTFKVVIPAAISGIIASFVLGISRAIGETMIVTIASGSNKNFTFDITQSMQTMTAYIVEVTGGDAPAGSTLYFSLYAVAMTLFVFTLLMNLVAQYISRKFREEY, encoded by the coding sequence ATGAAAGGGGATTTCAAATTGGAAAGTACAACAAGTAAAAGAATTGAAAATGGTACAAACGTTAGAGAGTTAATTAGGAAAAATAAACAAAGCTTTTCTACAACGGTGTTAATCGAAAAGATTATGCCTATATTACTTCTTATCATTGCCCTCATCTCAATATTAACAACTGTAGGGATTGTTGTTACGTTATTGGCAGAAACGATTGAGTTTTTTAAACGTGTTCCTTTTGTAGAGTTTTTTACAGGAACTGTGTTAAAACCGTTAGGGAATAATGCTCAGTTTGGACTATTACCACTTATGACCGGAACGTTATTAAGTACAATAATTGCAATGTTAGTAGCAATTCCAATTGGTTTAATGACTGCGATCTATTTAAGTGAGTATGCTTCTGATAAGGTAAGAAAGATTATAAAACCGATATTGGAATTACTGGCAGGTATCCCAACGATTGTATATGGTTTCTTTGCCCTTACATTTGTTACTCCTTTATTACGTTCAATTATGCCAGGTTTAGAACCAACGAATATTCTTAGTCCAGGGATCGTCATGGGAATTATGATCATACCTATGGTTGCTTCTCTTTCTGAAGATGCAATGAGTGCGGTACCGAACTCAATGAGAGAGGGAGCCTTAGGTTTAGGTTCAACAAAATTAGAAGTTACATTTAAAGTCGTTATTCCTGCTGCAATTTCAGGGATTATTGCTTCCTTTGTATTAGGTATTTCTCGTGCCATTGGGGAGACGATGATTGTTACAATAGCGAGCGGAAGTAATAAGAACTTCACATTTGATATTACTCAATCCATGCAGACGATGACCGCTTATATTGTTGAGGTAACAGGAGGAGACGCACCTGCTGGTTCTACTTTATACTTCAGCTTATATGCTGTTGCGATGACTTTATTTGTATTTACACTATTAATGAATTTAGTTGCACAATATATATCCCGTAAATTCAGGGAGGAATATTAA
- a CDS encoding PstS family phosphate ABC transporter substrate-binding protein has product MKSLKKLSLLLLLAAVMMVIAACGGGNENTSGEGAEGNDNASGETAELEGSVEIDGSGTVFPFMSLMAENYMNENEDVSVEVGRSGTSAGFKKFLDEDGKALNNASRQIKEEELTQAEELGIEVQELKVALDGLTFVVHPENDWAEELTAEQIKEIFLASGEKKLWSDVDPSFPEEEIKAMGPNENHGTYEFFFENVLEEQDLRDDVNLQQEYSTLVDLVSKDKNAIAFFGYGYYDSNKDKVKAVKVDFGDGTFVEPSTETIGESEEHAYSEFTRPVYTYLNTNIAKEQPQVLDYAIYTMENAQEVAGETGFAPLPDEEVQAAVDALNALK; this is encoded by the coding sequence ATGAAGAGTTTAAAAAAACTTAGCCTATTGTTACTCTTAGCAGCTGTCATGATGGTAATTGCTGCATGTGGTGGAGGTAATGAAAACACTTCAGGAGAAGGTGCTGAAGGAAATGATAATGCTTCAGGAGAAACGGCTGAATTAGAAGGAAGTGTTGAAATTGATGGTTCTGGTACAGTTTTCCCGTTCATGTCTTTAATGGCTGAAAATTATATGAATGAAAATGAAGATGTATCAGTTGAAGTTGGTCGTTCTGGAACATCTGCTGGATTTAAAAAGTTTTTAGATGAAGATGGTAAAGCATTAAACAACGCTTCCCGTCAAATCAAAGAAGAAGAATTAACACAAGCTGAAGAGTTAGGGATTGAAGTTCAAGAATTAAAAGTAGCTTTAGACGGTTTAACTTTTGTTGTACACCCTGAAAATGATTGGGCGGAAGAATTAACTGCAGAACAAATTAAAGAAATTTTCTTAGCGAGCGGCGAAAAGAAATTATGGTCTGATGTGGATCCAAGCTTTCCTGAAGAAGAAATTAAAGCAATGGGACCTAACGAAAACCACGGAACATATGAATTCTTTTTTGAAAATGTCCTTGAAGAACAAGATTTAAGAGATGATGTAAATCTTCAACAAGAATACTCTACTTTAGTTGATTTAGTTTCTAAAGATAAAAACGCTATTGCATTCTTTGGTTATGGATACTATGACAGTAATAAAGACAAGGTAAAAGCGGTTAAAGTTGATTTTGGTGATGGTACCTTTGTTGAACCAAGCACAGAAACAATTGGTGAAAGTGAAGAACATGCTTATTCAGAGTTTACTCGTCCAGTATATACTTATTTAAATACAAATATTGCTAAAGAACAACCACAAGTATTAGATTATGCAATCTATACAATGGAAAATGCACAAGAGGTTGCAGGGGAAACAGGATTTGCGCCACTACCAGATGAAGAAGTACAGGCTGCTGTTGATGCATTAAACGCTTTAAAATAA
- a CDS encoding penicillin-binding protein 2, with protein MGSKGSEDYLNKKKKKKKHIPFRLNMLFFVVFLLFSVLILRLGVVQIVYGEDYKREIERTEDVTVNNPVPRGKMYDTNGNIVVDNVPEKAITYTNNGASQKEMLEVAGRLAKLIHKKTDKVTLRDKKDFWILKNKEKAEKKISEKELKELKEKYEEEEEYNSQVYKLTLDRITEEDLNKLSDHDLEVLAIYREFTSGYKFTPQIVKNKDVTAEEFAIVSENLQLLPGVDTTTDWIRSYAYEDTLKSVLGGVTSSDKGLPAEQIDYYLSRGYSRNDRVGTSYLEKQYEDVLQGQKAKKKNITDQSGKIVSSEIISEGQRGRDLVLSIDMDLQRAVETIIEEELRAAKAQGNTKLLDRAYVVLMDPNTGQIKSLAGKKIVRDDKTGQTKMVDDALGTFTTTYTVGSVVKGATILTGFQTGAISPGTVIYDTPIRIGGQQFRSWKNLGSVNDVTALKFSSNIYMAHTAIRIADGRYVPGASLKINFDAFDTMRQHFSQFGLGVRTGIDLPNEQNGYKGNATQPGELMFYSVGQYDTYSTMQLAQYVSTIANGGYRMEPHMVKEIREPQLDNTLGPIVQEIQPKVLNRLDLEPGWIERVQLGFEKVTQESGGTAYSTFRNKDYSPAGKTGTAEAFYDGPLKQYRMSEVTSISFVGYAPSDNPEIAIAVMVPWAYQGGRNPGSNLTIAERVFDTYFELKKQRVSNTPVEEPNSTTEAETNIEESTPEE; from the coding sequence ATGGGTAGTAAAGGAAGTGAAGATTATTTGAACAAGAAGAAAAAGAAGAAGAAACATATCCCGTTTCGTTTAAATATGCTCTTTTTTGTCGTTTTTTTATTGTTTTCGGTTTTAATCCTTCGTCTCGGTGTCGTTCAAATTGTTTATGGAGAAGACTATAAACGTGAAATCGAACGAACTGAAGATGTTACAGTTAATAATCCTGTCCCTCGAGGGAAGATGTATGATACAAATGGCAATATTGTTGTTGACAACGTTCCTGAAAAAGCAATTACTTATACAAATAATGGTGCGAGTCAAAAGGAAATGCTAGAAGTTGCTGGGAGACTTGCTAAATTAATTCATAAAAAAACAGACAAAGTAACGCTTAGAGATAAGAAGGATTTTTGGATCCTGAAAAACAAGGAAAAGGCAGAGAAAAAGATATCAGAAAAAGAATTGAAAGAGTTAAAAGAGAAATATGAAGAGGAAGAGGAGTATAACTCCCAAGTCTACAAGCTTACTTTAGACCGAATTACAGAAGAAGATTTAAATAAATTATCAGATCACGACTTAGAGGTTTTAGCGATCTATCGAGAATTCACGAGCGGTTATAAGTTCACTCCACAAATTGTTAAAAATAAAGATGTCACTGCAGAGGAATTTGCGATTGTTAGTGAAAATCTGCAACTCCTTCCAGGGGTTGATACAACTACAGATTGGATTAGATCTTATGCATATGAAGATACGCTAAAATCGGTTTTGGGTGGTGTAACAAGTTCTGACAAAGGTCTCCCTGCCGAACAAATTGATTATTACTTATCACGTGGATATAGTCGAAATGACCGTGTGGGAACAAGTTATTTAGAAAAGCAATATGAAGATGTATTGCAAGGGCAAAAGGCCAAAAAGAAAAACATTACTGACCAATCTGGGAAAATTGTTAGTTCAGAAATTATTTCAGAAGGGCAAAGAGGAAGAGATCTCGTTTTATCGATTGATATGGATTTACAACGGGCAGTAGAAACCATTATTGAAGAAGAACTACGAGCTGCCAAAGCACAAGGAAATACGAAACTACTTGATCGAGCGTATGTGGTATTAATGGATCCAAATACAGGTCAGATAAAATCTTTAGCCGGTAAAAAAATTGTAAGGGACGATAAAACGGGTCAAACAAAAATGGTGGATGATGCACTCGGAACCTTTACAACTACTTATACCGTAGGGTCAGTTGTAAAAGGAGCAACGATCTTAACCGGATTTCAGACAGGTGCCATCTCTCCAGGAACGGTTATTTATGATACACCAATCCGAATTGGAGGTCAGCAATTCAGATCATGGAAAAACTTAGGATCTGTTAATGATGTAACAGCTTTAAAATTTTCTTCTAATATTTATATGGCCCATACAGCCATTAGAATTGCTGATGGTCGTTACGTTCCAGGTGCTTCCCTGAAGATAAACTTTGATGCCTTTGATACGATGAGACAACATTTCTCCCAATTTGGGTTAGGGGTACGTACAGGAATCGACTTACCGAACGAACAAAATGGGTATAAAGGGAATGCAACCCAGCCAGGAGAACTAATGTTCTATTCGGTGGGACAATACGATACGTATTCAACTATGCAGCTTGCTCAATATGTATCTACCATTGCAAATGGAGGCTACCGTATGGAGCCTCATATGGTTAAAGAAATTCGTGAGCCCCAACTTGATAACACGCTTGGCCCGATTGTACAAGAAATTCAACCTAAAGTTTTAAATCGATTAGATTTAGAACCAGGCTGGATTGAGCGTGTACAATTAGGATTTGAAAAAGTTACACAAGAAAGCGGAGGAACGGCTTATAGTACCTTCCGTAACAAAGATTATTCACCAGCTGGGAAGACCGGTACAGCTGAGGCTTTCTATGATGGACCCTTAAAGCAATACCGAATGAGTGAAGTTACGTCGATTAGCTTTGTTGGTTATGCCCCATCAGATAATCCTGAAATCGCGATTGCAGTAATGGTACCATGGGCATACCAAGGTGGAAGAAACCCTGGCTCTAATTTAACGATTGCTGAAAGGGTATTTGACACGTACTTTGAGTTAAAAAAGCAACGCGTTTCAAACACACCGGTAGAAGAACCGAACTCAACGACAGAGGCCGAAACAAATATTGAAGAATCTACACCAGAAGAATAA
- a CDS encoding MFS transporter, whose translation MSKFKKHLFGEIDLTKDLVLLLLIGGLYSLSVALSNTFVNIYLWKQTGDFIDIGLYNLASVIAQPLTFIFAGRMAKKVDRVIVLRIGVIFLAMFYLSVLAFGSDAAKFLLLLGAVLGVGYGFYWLAFNLLTFEITEPETRDFFNGFLGILASAGGMVGPIAAGYIISRLSKSTGYSIVFGISLTLFALAVVLSFFIKRRPAHGKYAFKRILAERKNNYNWKMVTNAHVCQGLREGIFAFMISVLVFLSTGTEMALGKYGLVNSGVSFISYFAVSRVIKKDQRLKSILIGGVLLYAALFLIAFDVTYTRLIIYAVTIAIAYPLLLVPYSSITFDVIGTGWKAAEMRIEYIVVREVYLNAGRVVSILLFIVMVSTMDIERSLPILFLVLGAGHTFIYYFIRRVKFNVKPREV comes from the coding sequence ATGAGTAAATTCAAAAAACACTTGTTCGGTGAAATTGATTTAACGAAAGATCTAGTTTTATTGCTTTTGATTGGGGGACTCTATTCCCTTAGCGTCGCCCTGTCGAATACGTTCGTGAATATTTATTTATGGAAACAAACGGGGGACTTTATCGATATTGGACTCTATAATTTAGCATCTGTAATCGCTCAACCACTAACTTTTATTTTTGCTGGAAGAATGGCAAAAAAAGTAGACAGGGTCATCGTTTTAAGAATCGGTGTCATCTTCTTGGCAATGTTTTATTTGAGTGTTTTGGCATTTGGTTCAGATGCAGCTAAATTTTTATTGCTACTAGGAGCAGTTTTAGGGGTAGGTTATGGTTTTTACTGGTTAGCTTTCAACCTGCTAACATTTGAAATAACAGAGCCAGAAACAAGAGATTTTTTTAATGGATTTTTAGGAATTCTTGCATCTGCTGGTGGAATGGTTGGTCCTATCGCAGCGGGGTATATCATTTCAAGACTATCGAAATCAACTGGTTATTCGATTGTTTTCGGAATTTCTTTAACACTATTTGCCTTAGCGGTTGTTCTTAGTTTTTTTATAAAAAGACGACCTGCACATGGAAAATATGCATTTAAACGAATTCTAGCAGAGCGGAAAAATAACTATAATTGGAAAATGGTCACCAATGCTCATGTCTGCCAAGGGTTAAGAGAAGGGATTTTTGCCTTTATGATATCCGTCTTAGTTTTCCTCTCAACTGGAACTGAGATGGCTCTTGGAAAATATGGATTAGTCAATTCAGGTGTCTCGTTTATAAGTTATTTTGCTGTATCGCGCGTAATCAAAAAGGATCAGCGCTTAAAGTCGATATTAATAGGTGGGGTTTTGTTATATGCGGCGCTTTTCCTAATTGCATTTGATGTTACATATACGAGGCTAATCATTTATGCGGTTACTATTGCCATTGCCTATCCATTATTGCTTGTTCCTTATTCGTCTATTACGTTTGATGTAATCGGGACCGGGTGGAAAGCTGCTGAAATGAGGATCGAATATATCGTGGTTAGAGAAGTATATTTAAATGCTGGAAGAGTAGTATCTATCTTATTATTTATCGTAATGGTAAGCACAATGGATATTGAACGAAGTCTTCCGATTTTATTTTTAGTACTTGGAGCAGGGCATACGTTTATCTATTATTTTATCAGACGTGTAAAATTCAATGTTAAACCAAGAGAGGTCTAA
- a CDS encoding Crp/Fnr family transcriptional regulator, producing the protein MQNTMELNISLYSLLIQYFFDKEPIQKIPIGSYLFQEKEEVENIYLLLNGTVSIGRVHVKGKEFTLKILSGEEVIIEYELFKQHPTYHFFAKTLSNCDVLVIKRTQFEEYVLNEPSILAALSNYLCTRYIKSQIKCQDLIMNGKKGGLYSILIRLCNSYGIVTENGILIDLPITHQELANLTFGTREVIQRMLKELREKDVIFYDHQRFTVKNLAYLKREVDCQNCSKQICGLN; encoded by the coding sequence GTGCAAAACACAATGGAATTGAATATTTCCCTTTACAGTTTGTTAATCCAATATTTTTTTGATAAAGAACCTATACAAAAAATACCTATTGGTTCCTATTTATTTCAAGAAAAAGAAGAAGTTGAAAATATTTATTTATTATTAAACGGGACAGTTTCTATTGGTAGAGTTCATGTGAAAGGCAAGGAATTTACTTTAAAAATTTTAAGCGGAGAAGAAGTCATTATCGAATATGAACTATTTAAGCAACACCCTACTTATCACTTTTTTGCTAAAACACTTTCAAACTGTGATGTCTTAGTCATTAAAAGAACTCAATTTGAGGAATATGTCTTAAACGAGCCAAGTATCCTCGCAGCTTTATCCAATTATTTGTGCACGAGATATATTAAATCTCAAATTAAATGTCAAGATTTAATTATGAATGGAAAAAAAGGTGGACTATATTCGATCCTGATTCGATTATGTAATAGCTACGGAATCGTTACAGAAAATGGAATACTTATCGATTTGCCTATTACCCATCAGGAATTAGCGAATTTAACATTTGGCACAAGAGAGGTCATTCAAAGAATGCTAAAAGAGCTTAGAGAAAAAGACGTCATTTTCTATGACCACCAACGATTTACAGTAAAAAATCTAGCCTATTTAAAACGTGAAGTAGACTGCCAAAACTGCAGTAAACAAATTTGTGGATTAAACTAA
- a CDS encoding DUF1189 domain-containing protein, with the protein MNIFKQLIVSLYSPKQISTFRKQGIGKTILYVFLLMFVSLLPTFYLFSTTIINEIENLQDTLNNDLPPFTIENGELISEELTPITINKNDLTILFDSTGTVTSEDAGNTTNSIYILKNEIIYTFAGQSQSMPYSTFTGMTITKDDLIDLTSTLDNILPIFIPILCLVIYLFSTASKLIGISFLALIGLMLKNMLGKDLKYGQLWRLSAYSVTLPTIFFMIMEALKTIVPSGFLIYWFVAIIMLVLVMKEIQSSTSEN; encoded by the coding sequence ATGAATATTTTTAAACAGCTAATTGTCAGTTTATACTCCCCCAAACAAATATCAACCTTTCGTAAGCAAGGGATTGGCAAAACAATCTTGTATGTATTTTTACTTATGTTCGTATCTCTATTACCTACATTCTATTTATTTAGTACAACGATTATAAATGAGATTGAAAACCTTCAAGATACGCTAAACAATGACTTACCGCCATTTACAATTGAAAATGGCGAACTCATATCCGAGGAATTGACCCCGATAACTATTAATAAAAACGATTTAACGATTTTATTTGATAGTACTGGGACAGTCACAAGTGAAGACGCTGGCAATACAACAAACTCGATTTATATCTTGAAAAATGAAATCATTTATACGTTTGCTGGTCAATCACAATCAATGCCTTATTCGACTTTTACTGGTATGACAATCACAAAAGATGACTTAATTGACTTAACTTCAACATTGGACAACATACTGCCCATTTTTATCCCAATCTTATGTTTAGTGATCTACTTATTTTCAACTGCCAGCAAATTAATCGGTATCTCTTTTTTAGCCCTAATCGGCCTCATGTTAAAAAACATGCTGGGAAAAGACTTGAAATATGGACAGTTATGGCGACTTTCAGCCTACAGCGTCACATTACCAACAATCTTCTTTATGATTATGGAAGCATTAAAAACCATTGTTCCAAGCGGTTTTCTCATCTATTGGTTTGTCGCAATCATTATGCTTGTCCTAGTCATGAAGGAAATTCAATCATCAACCTCTGAAAATTAA
- the ispG gene encoding flavodoxin-dependent (E)-4-hydroxy-3-methylbut-2-enyl-diphosphate synthase, translating to MSEIIHRTKTRPVKVGNLTIGGSNELFIQSMTMTKTHDVEATVNEINRLEEAGCQIVRVACPDERAANAIAEIKKRINIPLVVDIHFDYKLALKAIEGGADKIRINPGNIGRREKVEAVVKAAKERGIPIRIGVNAGSLEKRILEKYGYPTADGMVESALHHIKILEDLDFHDIIVSMKASDVNLAIEAYEKAAQAFDYPLHLGITESGTLFSGTIKSAAGLGAILSKGIGNTLRISLSADPVEEVKVARELLKSFGLASNAATLISCPTCGRIEIDLISIANEVEEYISTIKAPIKVSVLGCAVNGPGEAKEADIGIAGARGEGLLFRKGKVVRKVPEETMVEELKKEIDILAQEYYAKQEEEKQKA from the coding sequence TTGAGTGAGATTATACATCGTACAAAAACAAGACCAGTGAAGGTTGGTAATTTAACAATTGGCGGAAGCAATGAACTTTTCATTCAAAGTATGACAATGACAAAAACACATGATGTTGAAGCAACCGTCAACGAAATCAACAGACTTGAAGAAGCAGGTTGTCAAATTGTTCGTGTTGCGTGCCCGGACGAGAGAGCAGCAAATGCGATTGCTGAAATTAAAAAAAGAATTAACATTCCACTTGTCGTAGATATTCATTTTGATTATAAATTAGCGTTAAAAGCTATTGAGGGCGGAGCAGATAAAATCCGAATTAACCCAGGTAATATTGGGAGACGTGAAAAAGTGGAAGCTGTAGTGAAAGCAGCTAAAGAACGAGGAATTCCAATTCGTATCGGTGTTAATGCAGGCTCCCTCGAAAAGCGGATTCTTGAGAAATATGGCTACCCTACTGCAGATGGTATGGTTGAAAGTGCCCTGCATCACATTAAAATTTTAGAGGACTTGGATTTTCACGATATCATTGTATCGATGAAGGCTTCTGATGTAAATTTAGCGATTGAAGCATACGAGAAAGCTGCACAAGCATTTGATTATCCACTTCACCTTGGAATTACTGAATCCGGAACACTGTTTTCTGGGACCATTAAAAGCGCGGCTGGTTTAGGTGCGATCTTAAGTAAAGGAATTGGAAATACCCTACGTATTTCACTTAGCGCTGATCCGGTTGAAGAAGTCAAAGTGGCCCGGGAGCTACTAAAATCATTTGGTCTTGCCTCGAATGCAGCAACTCTTATTTCTTGTCCAACTTGCGGTCGAATTGAAATTGATTTAATTAGCATTGCCAACGAAGTTGAAGAGTATATTTCAACAATTAAAGCACCTATTAAAGTGTCTGTTCTCGGCTGTGCTGTCAATGGCCCTGGTGAAGCAAAAGAAGCGGATATTGGAATTGCAGGCGCCAGAGGAGAAGGATTACTTTTCCGTAAAGGAAAGGTTGTTAGAAAAGTACCTGAGGAAACAATGGTTGAAGAATTGAAAAAGGAAATTGACATACTTGCCCAAGAATATTACGCAAAACAAGAAGAAGAAAAACAAAAAGCATAA
- a CDS encoding DUF308 domain-containing protein yields MADLDERQRTDQSQGNTSQAQDNTSQAQNNTSQIQSYTSQAQDNTSQTQSYKEQRYTNDHTHGYTGQSYTNDQTQNNVSQNQKDTSREQLYASLEQRNVRQFSNEGFNGTEGFQEETAAEIAPPLTGAKQGSGTRNQGEAKEGSTGMGLAALALSILSLFVFPVLFGITGIVLGFIARGRGSKTGSWAITIGAISLLLGIFVLPFF; encoded by the coding sequence GTGGCAGATCTAGACGAACGACAGCGTACTGATCAAAGTCAAGGCAATACAAGCCAAGCTCAAGATAATACAAGCCAAGCTCAAAATAATACAAGTCAAATTCAAAGTTATACAAGCCAAGCTCAAGATAATACAAGTCAAACTCAAAGTTATAAAGAGCAGCGATATACAAATGATCATACACATGGTTATACAGGGCAAAGTTATACAAATGATCAAACTCAAAATAATGTAAGTCAAAATCAGAAAGATACAAGCCGAGAACAACTTTATGCCAGCCTAGAACAAAGGAATGTAAGGCAGTTTTCTAATGAAGGCTTTAATGGGACAGAAGGCTTTCAGGAGGAAACTGCGGCAGAAATAGCACCGCCGTTAACAGGAGCGAAACAAGGTAGCGGTACACGTAATCAAGGTGAAGCAAAAGAAGGAAGCACTGGAATGGGTCTGGCTGCACTGGCCCTATCAATCTTATCCTTGTTTGTCTTTCCGGTTCTGTTTGGAATAACGGGGATTGTTTTAGGATTTATTGCTCGTGGCAGAGGTTCGAAAACCGGAAGCTGGGCGATTACGATTGGTGCCATTTCCTTACTGCTGGGGATATTTGTCCTCCCATTTTTTTAA